A genomic window from Solanum dulcamara chromosome 11, daSolDulc1.2, whole genome shotgun sequence includes:
- the LOC129872112 gene encoding KH domain-containing protein HEN4: MAGRRDSYGKRSHSQSDYSENGGNKRRNTRSDKDPFSIGPEDTVYRYLCPVKKIGSIIGKGGEIVKQLRVDTKSKIRIGETVPDCDERVVTIYSSSEETNEFDDTEDRVCPAQDALFRVYDKIISDDTIDENSEEASQVTVKLLVPSDQIGCIIGKGGQIVQDIRSETGAQIRILKDKHLPACALSSDELVQISGEVAVVRKALFAIATRLHNNPSRTQHILASDAPTVYSSRSSLIGPAGGAPIVGIAPLVGPYGGYKGESGDWSRTFYSAPRDESSSKEFSLRLVCPAANIGGVIGKGGVIINQIRQESGAVIKVNSSNAEGDNCVINISAKEFFEDTYSPTIEAALRLQPRCREEVERDSGLVSVTTRLLVPASRIGCLIGKGGSIINEMRKITKANIRILSKEDLPKVASEDDEMVQISGDPDASKDALMQVTSRLRANLFEKEGPMSAFVPVLPYLPMSTDSDTLKYEHRDTRRHAREHSYSAGYGGTSDLPHADGFGSYGTLQSSSSVGYGAYEGYSPAYPKEGYSYGRSSGSGSSRQNSAPRRKSYGY, from the exons ATGGCTGGTCGACGGGATAGCTATGGGAAGCGGTCTCATTCTCAGTCAGATTACAGTGAAAACGGGGGGAATAAAAGGAGAAATACTAGAAGTGACAAGGATCCTTTCTCTATTGGCCCTGAGGATACAGTATATCGGTACTTGTGTCCAGTAAAGAAGATTGGCAGCATCATAGGTAAAGGTGGGGAGATTGTTAAACAATTAAGGGTGGATACTAAATCAAAAATTAGAATTGGAGAGACAGTACCTGACTGTGACGAACGTGTTGTCACCATCTACAGCTCAAGTGAAGAAACAAATGAGTTCGATGACACTGAAGATCGTGTTTGTCCAGCTCAGGATGCCCTTTTCAGAGtatatgataaaattatcagTGATGACACTATTGATGAGAATTCCGAGGAAGCATCACAGGTTACTGTTAAGCTCCTAGTACCTTCAGATCAAATTGGATGTATTATTGGGAAAGGGGGACAGATAGTTCAGGACATTCGAAGTGAAACTGGTGCTCAGATCCGTATTTTGAAAGATAAGCATTTGCCTGCATGTGCATTGAGCTCAGACGAACTTGTGCAG ATATCTGGTGAAGTTGCTGTAGTGAGGAAGGCTCTCTTTGCAATTGCAACTCGTCTTCACAATAATCCATCTCGTACACAACACATTCTAGCCTCCGATGCACCAACTGTCTACTCTTCACGCAGTTCACTTATAGGTCCTGCTGGTGGTGCTCCAATAGTGGGAATAGCTCCGCTAGTGGGGCCGTATGGGGGTTACAAAGGGGAGAGTGGTGACTGGTCAAGGACTTTCTACTCAGCTCCAAGGGATGAATCATCTTCAAAGGAATTTTCTCTTCGTTTAGTGTGTCCTGCTGCAAATATCGGAGGTGTTATTGGCAAAGGTGGTGTCATAATAAACCAAATTAGACAAGAGTCTGGTGCAGTGATCAAGGTTAATAGTTCTAATGCTGAAGGTGACAATTGTGTGATTAATATTTCTGCAAAAGAG TTTTTTGAGGACACATATTCTCCCACAATTGAAGCAGCACTGCGCTTGCAACCAAGGTGCCGTGAGGAAGTGGAACGGGATTCAGGTCTTGTATCAGTCACCACAAGGTTGCTGGTTCCAGCATCTCGAATTGGCTGTCTTATTGGGAAAGGAGGATCCATAATTAATGAGATGAGGAAAATCACAAAAGCTAATATTCGCATTCTCTCGAAGGAAGACCTTCCGAAGGTTGCATCTGAAGATGATGAGATGGTACAG ATATCAGGAGATCCCGATGCTTCAAAGGATGCACTCATGCAAGTAACATCACGTTTAAGGgctaatctttttgaaaaagagGGACCCATGTCTGCCTTTGTGCCAGTTCTCCCCTACCTCCCCATGTCAACAGATTCAGATACCTTGAAATATGAACACAGAGATACTAGGAGACATGCACGCGAACATTCCTACTCAGCTGGTTATGGTGGTACTAGTGATCTTCCACATGCTGATGGTTTTGGAAGTTATGGTACTCTCCAG AGTAGTAGTAGTGTAGGATATGGGGCATATGAAGGATATTCTCCTGCTTATCCAAAAGAAGGATATTCTTATGGGCGTTCCAGTGGATCTGG GTCATCAAGGCAAAACTCTGCCCCTCGGAGAAAAAGTTATGGTTACTAG
- the LOC129874344 gene encoding pentatricopeptide repeat-containing protein At5g15280, mitochondrial: MNFEEAQRQQPGIKNRTSSVVPATLLTHPGGRMLQALLEFRQHKSHIKQVGSLLFYLSSSLPRELQLQQFHLLSSSAAKPTYTSQYSSSAISSGVEKSVKSGSLSFSGNKGEILDKPIIKDCLLRLSEISPSTIRRFWRVSVLNPNDVLEILLGFRNDSGVFEVEVKKIESLWGIYMWASKQSKNFKHLTKASEIIASMLVHAGLFKEVECLVSLLDSQGTFLDNHEIYSNLIEVFVGDYRLEKAIACFDRMRIRGVSPSISCYRVILQFLIQIHETQLAFQIYADAIDIGLGRNVSEGGIYEGVIRLLCVDAKVQDARNLVKKVLVFGIEPNYSILDSIASGYCNKRDYDDLLSFFVEISCMPDVTIVNKLIQSVCGQFGVASGNSYVLKLDQLGFCMNEITFGILIGWACREGKLKDTFFYLSEILSRNLKPHIYSYDAILSGLFKEGMWKHYQDILHEMEDQGVEPQLSTFRVLLAGFCKARQFDEVNKVVSKMVDRGLIQLSPTEDPLSRAFRFLGLNSSAVKIRRDNDIRFHKAEFFDNLGNGLYLDTDVEEYERTIDKVFHDAMLPDFNSFLWKHCLKKDMKAAVVMVDQMTSWGQEISLGTLDALVKGLCASSTCIKTISGLLEKVPNLTYQLDRETLNKLVQKYSKKGSVHRARVILHGMLGRHLRLDSETHTALMMGLCKKGDLRGLTSYWKFARTNDWSPDLKDGKALFSHLCRRRRLNEALELFNTLLVLYPDEVCDAFHVFLEELSAKGFTSPAKVLAKEILSQGCISSHSAHSHLIQKFCKWRSFGEAAVVCDNMLAKDWIPPLDASLQLIPQLCRSGNFDKAVTLKDICLRDEPPAVLPLHCALIHGYFTSGRVREATSLFQETLAKELFLSVEICDVLFQGYCQANKRKKVEELLGVVISKNLGISISSYRNIVRLMCTGGKVSTALCLKEHMLKQRNPPTAVIDNILIYSLFPTNRTSVVNTLVHELLGKGLQLDEVTYNYLIQGFCRCKDLSSATRYLKYMMEKDLRPSNRSLRDMIKCLCCYGELEEALTLSKEMELRGWKHGSVIQNNVVETLLSHGKLGEAINFLDRMATKGLITENIDYNFLIKRLCQHGRVDKSVYLIDIMLRKGNVPESSSFDCVVQSFCTRHKLDVALNFHAEMLCRNQRPSINTWSILIKSLSEGGQLAEAEKQLDSMVQLEEIPRRETYSLLINMYRSQNNLNKASELLRSMQCCGYEPDFETHWSLISNLRDSSDNITDGKQNGGFLSRFLSEIGFSRKNKGG; the protein is encoded by the coding sequence ATGAACTTTGAAGAAGCCCAACGACAACAGCCAGGAATCAAGAACAGAACTAGCAGTGTCGTCCCTGCAACTCTTTTGACACATCCCGGCGGTCGAATGCTTCAAGCTCTTCTTGAATTCCGACAACACAAATCTCACATCAAACAGGTTGGTTCACTTCTCTTTtacctttcttcttctttgcccAGAGAACTTCAACTTCAACAGTTTCATCTACTTTCTTCATCTGCTGCAAAACCAACATACACTAGCCAATATTCATCTTCAGCTATATCATCTGGTGTTGAAAAATCTGTTAAATCAGGGAGTTTAAGCTTTTCGGGTAACAAAGGTGAGATCTTGGACAAACCCATCATCAAAGATTGCCTTCTTAGGCTATCTGAGATCTCCCCTTCAACTATTCGTAGATTTTGGAGAGTTTCTGTGTTGAATCCTAATGATGTTCTTGAAATTTTGTTGGGTTTTCGAAATGATAGTGGAGTTTTTGAGGTTGAGGTTAAAAAGATTGAATCTTTATGGGGAATTTATATGTGGGCTAGTAAGCAGAGTAAGAATTTTAAGCATCTTACTAAGGCCTCTGAGATCATTGCCTCAATGCTTGTCCATGCCGGGTTGTTCAAGGAAGTTGAATGTTTGGTTTCATTGTTGGATAGCCAAGGAACTTTCTTGGATAATCATGAGATTTACAGTAATCTAATTGAAGTGTTTGTGGGTGATTATCGATTAGAGAAAGCTATTGCATGTTTTGATCGAATGAGGATACGAGGTGTATCCCCATCAATTTCATGTTACAGGGTTATCCTCCAATTTTTGATTCAAATACATGAAACACAATTGGCATTTCAAATTTATGCTGATGCTATAGATATTGGGTTGGGAAGGAATGTATCTGAAGGGGGCATATATGAGGGTGTTATCAGACTGTTATGTGTTGATGCGAAAGTTCAGGATGCCAGGAATCTGGTTAAGAAGGTTCTTGTTTTTGGAATTGAACCTAATTATTCAATCCTTGATTCTATTGCTTCTGGTTATTGTAATAAAAGAGATTATGATGATCTGCTGAGTTTCTTTGTCGAGATTAGTTGTATGCCTGATGTAACCATAGTCAATAAGCTCATCCAGTCTGTCTGTGGACAGTTTGGTGTTGCAAGTGGGAACTCATACGTGCTGAAGTTAGATCAACTAGGTTTCTGTATGAATGAAATAACATTTGGGATTTTGATTGGATGGGCGTGTCGTGAAGGAAAACTGAAGGATACATTCTTTTATCTCTCAGAGATCCTGTCAAGAAATCTAAAGCCCCATATATATTCCTATGATGCTATTCTTAGTGGGCTTTTCAAGGAGGGTATGTGGAAGCACTATCAAGACATTCTTCATGAAATGGAAGATCAGGGAGTAGAACCCCAATTATCAACTTTCAGGGTTCTATTAGCTGGATTTTGTAAAGCTAGGCAATTTGATGAAGTGAACAAAGTGGTATCTAAGATGGTAGATCGTGGCTTGATCCAACTATCTCCTACAGAAGATCCACTTTCCAGAGCTTTCAGATTCTTAGGTCTTAATTCTTCTGCTGTGAAAATCAGAAGAGACAATGATATAAGATTTCATAAAGCAGAATTTTTTGATAATCTTGGGAATGGGCTTTATCTGGATACAGATGTGGAAGAGTATGAGAGAACTATTGACAAAGTCTTTCATGACGCCATGCTTCCGGATTTTAACTCCTTTTTATGGAAGCATTGCTTGAAAAAAGACATGAAAGCTGCTGTTGTGATGGTGGATCAAATGACTTCTTGGGGGCAAGAAATATCTCTGGGTACTCTGGATGCCTTGGTAAAAGGGTTGTGTGCGTCCAGTACTTGTATTAAGACCATTTCTGGTCTGTTGGAGAAAGTTCCAAATTTGACATATCAGCTTGATCGAGAAACTCTAAATAAGCTTGTTCAGAAATACAGCAAAAAGGGCTCTGTCCACAGGGCAAGAGTAATCTTGCATGGCATGCTGGGTAGACATCTAAGACTTGATAGTGAAACTCATACTGCTCTGATGATGGGCTTATGCAAGAAGGGGGATCTGAGAGGTCTAACTTCTTACTGGAAGTTTGCACGAACTAATGACTGGTCACCTGATTTGAAGGATGGAAAAGCACTCTTCAGTCACCTATGCAGGCGAAGACGGCTTAATGAAGCACTGGAGCTTTTTAATACCTTACTGGTGCTCTACCCTGATGAAGTATGTGATGCTTTTCATGTGTTCCTTGAAGAGCTCAGTGCTAAAGGGTTCACAAGCCCTGCCAAGGTTCTGGCAAAGGAAATCTTAAGCCAGGGTTGTATTTCTAGTCACTCGGCTCATAGCCATCTTATTCAGAAGTTTTGCAAATGGAGAAGTTTTGGAGAAGCTGCTGTTGTCTGTGATAACATGCTTGCTAAGGACTGGATCCCGCCCTTGGATGCATCTCTTCAATTAATTCCTCAGCTGTGTAGATCCGGTAATTTTGACAAAGCTGTAACGCTGAAAGATATTTGTTTAAGAGACGAGCCTCCTGCTGTGCTTCCTTTACACTGTGCTTTAATTCATGGGTATTTCACGTCAGGCAGGGTCAGAGAAGCAACCAGTCTCTTCCAAGAGACATTGGCAAAGGAGCTATTTCTGAGTGTCGAAATTTGTGATGTTCTGTTTCAAGGCTACTGTCAGGCTAACAAGAGGAAGAAAGTCGAGGAGCTGCTTGGTGTCGTGATAAGTAAGAACTTAGGTATCAGCATTTCAAGTTACCGCAATATAGTGCGGCTGATGTGTACAGGAGGCAAGGTATCTACAGCATTGTGCCTGAAAGAACATATGCTTAAACAAAGAAACCCTCCTACAGCCGTGATTGataacattttgatttattcccTTTTCCCAACTAATAGAACGTCAGTTGTGAATACTCTTGTACATGAGCTCCTAGGTAAAGGACTGCAATTAGATGAGGTGACTTACAATTATCTCATTCAGGGGTTCTGTCGGTGTAAAGATTTGTCATCTGCAACGCGATATCTAAAATATATGATGGAGAAAGATCTGAGGCCAAGTAACCGTAGTTTGAGAGATATGATCAAATGCCTTTGTTGTTATGGGGAGCTTGAAGAAGCTTTAACCTTGAGCAAAGAAATGGAGTTGAGAGGTTGGAAGCATGGTTCTGTCATTCAAAATAATGTAGTGGAGACCCTTCTTTCTCATGGTAAGCTAGGTGAAGCGATAAACTTTTTGGACCGGATGGCAACAAAAGGCCTCATTACTGAAAATATCGACTATAATTTTCTTATTAAGCGACTTTGTCAGCACGGGAGGGTAGATAAATCAGTATATCTTATAGACATCATGTTGAGAAAAGGGAACGTGCCAGAGTCCAGCAGTTTTGACTGCGTAGTTCAAAGTTTCTGCACTAGGCATAAATTGGATGTAGCCCTGAATTTCCATGCTGAGATGTTATGTAGAAATCAAAGGCCGAGCATAAACACTTGGAGCATTCTGATCAAGAGCTTAAGTGAAGGAGGACAACTTGCAGAGGCAGAGAAACAACTCGATTCAATGGTTCAGCTTGAAGAAATACCGAGGAGGGAAACATATTCGTTGCTGATCAACATGTATCGCTCCCAGAACAATCTTAACAAGGCATCTGAGCTCCTACGTTCCATGCAATGTTGTGGTTATGAACCTGACTTTGAAACTCACTGGTCTCTGATAAGCAATTTGAGGGATTCAAGTGATAATATAACTGATGGGAAGCAGAATGGAGGATTTTTGTCCAGATTTCTTTCTGAAATTGGATTTTCTAGAAAGAATAAAGGGGGATGA